One Sulfitobacter sp. M39 genomic window, GTGCATATCCGTGCCCATGCCCAGCAACAGCACCGACAGCGGCAATTGGGATTCGATCTGGGGGGACAGCGTTTCTGCGGCCTCGGCCGAGGTCAGCCCGTCGATGTAGAAAGGGGTGAACGCTGCTTCGGCCGCGCGGCCCACCAGCAGGCGATTGCGCAAGAGCCGCGCGTTCGACATCTCGTGGTCGGGGGCGACCCAGCGTTCGTCCCCCAGCATGACCTGCACCCGCGCCCAATCAAGATTGGCCGCGCTCAGGCTGTCAAAGATCGGCCCCGGGGTTGTCCCGCCCGGCACGGCAAAGCTGACCGTGTCATGGGACAAAAGGGCGTTCTTCAGCTCCCCCGCGATCAGATTGGCGAGGTCCATCGCAAGGACTTCGCGGTCAGCATATTCGATCAATCTCATGCAGAATACTCCCGCCATTGGCGCTGGTCACGGCGCATCAGTTCGTTGGCATCTGTCGGGCCGTCGGACCCGCTGTCGTAGGGTTTTGGCACGTCATTGCGCGCTTCCCAGCCCTGGATGATCGGGTCGGTCCAGGCCCAAGCGGCCTCTACCTCGTCGCCGCGCATGAACAGGGTCTGGTTGCCACGGATCACATCCATGATCAGACGTTCATAGGCGTCTACCTGTTCGGAGCCTTCCGGCCCCAAAGCGTCGGCGAATGTCATATCCAAGGGCACGTCCACCAAACGCATGCCGCCCGGGCCCGGTTCCTTGATCGTCACGCCAAGGGTGATGCCTTCGTTCGGCTGCAAACGGATCGACAGAACATTGCGGTGGCGGCCTGCGTCTTCTGCAAAAATCGAATGGGGCGTTTCCTTGAAGACGACCGTGATCTCGGAGGACCGCGCCGCCATGCGTTTGCCGGTGCGTAGATAAAAAGGCGTGCCAGCCCACCGCCAGTTACTGATGTGGGTTTTCAGCGCGACGAAGCTTTCGGTGCGCGAGCGTGGATCCCCCACAGCGGTACGGTAACCGGGTTGTTCGGCCTCGTTGCAAGGCTCTGCCTGATATTGACCGCGGGCGATATGATGCGGCAGCACAGGGTCCAGCGCGCGGATCACCTTGAGCTTTTCATCGCGTACCGCGTCGGGGTCAAACCGCGCCGGCGGCTCCATCGCGATCAGGCA contains:
- the pgl gene encoding 6-phosphogluconolactonase, encoding MRLIEYADREVLAMDLANLIAGELKNALLSHDTVSFAVPGGTTPGPIFDSLSAANLDWARVQVMLGDERWVAPDHEMSNARLLRNRLLVGRAAEAAFTPFYIDGLTSAEAAETLSPQIESQLPLSVLLLGMGTDMHTASLFPGSNGLEAAMAADAPALCPIDVDGQDIGRITLSRRVLEGAMSKHLVIFGDEKRAAVEQAQSLPALQAPIGAVLNEATVHWAP